From Arachis hypogaea cultivar Tifrunner chromosome 3, arahy.Tifrunner.gnm2.J5K5, whole genome shotgun sequence:
TAGAATTAAAAGAGTaataagatatttatttttatttgtgttattttaattttattaaaaacttgATGATCatgttatttgtaattttatgttagatttttttaatattctattatttttaattttaatttgaatttaattttttattttttatttgattaattatatgaaatataaaataattgaattttatatttatttacttaaaaaatttaatttttccgCGGATAAGGTGTGGGTAAGGTATAGGGTAGAGTTAAGAATTTTAAGGTGTGAGTAGCAGGATTTGGGTTGAGAGATTCTTAACCCGCAGATAAGgtagaattgaatttaaaaaaaaaatataacctGTCGATAACATTAGAATAGAGTCCAAACTTTACTCTACCTTCACTACAACAATTTCGGCAGATAGCAGTGAAAATTTTGCGACGGTTTTATAAAACCGCTGCAAAATGAATAATTGCGGCGCATATCGCGGCGATTAGGAGTGGGGCTGCAATCAACCTTGTATTAAGCGGTCGTTTTCCTAGAACCACCGCTGTATGTAACGTCGGGtgaattattattttacattttgcAGCGATTTTTTTCAACCGCCGCAAAATGCGTATAACCGTATATTTAATGTCTTCTTTAGTAATAATCATCTGGGTATAATCTAGTTAAGTTAACACTACTTTTTTAAACTACATATATTTGAATCATTATTACTTAAACTCGTAACACTTTTTCTAGATTCGTTTTACGTAAAAAAGTTCACAAGTTAaataaactatatatgttaactcatgtggacaaatttaccaataagattttctcgtttactttattgtcatttaaatttgcattcaaacataaatgtaaaaaaagaaaataaagtcatATCTAACGAGCATAAATTAAAGTTACTCTTCTTTAAAGTTATGCCTTACTAAACCTATATCAAGAAACTCTAaagtagataaacatataaaactGCGACACAAATTATTAAATTAAGGGAATCAACATAactcttataataaaatattaaatttctcTTCAACATCGTATTGATCTGGCAAAAAATACTCTGTCAAGAATCTATAGGCTTCACGTTTTATAGGATCTAATATTTTATCTTCATTCATGGTTTTTTGTTCATATTAAAGCACATTTTCTTAACATGTATATCATCTTCTGTTTGTTAGTCTTCTAAAGTTTCATTATCTTCTTTCAGAACCTTATTGAGATCAAACTGCATGAATCTGTCAATTCCAACAGAGGATATATAATCTAAATTGTCTTCTAAATCAGACTCTTCTCCATCTAGACTGTTAGGAACTATTTCTCTAGAATATTCAGGTAATAGTGAAAATATCAACATGCATACAACAAATAAGTATACCCAGAAAAAATTAAGAACTCCCAAGTCATTAGATACTGACTTAGAAAAAAATGGACGACAATATGATAAGACAATTTGAAAACTAAACGCAAATTATCGATAATTACCATCTCCCTTGTTGGTAGTTTGGGCAAATTTCTTAGACAGAAGCTCTGTAGCGAATGTTGTGCTTGTAGAGAATGATGAAAAGCCCTCAATTTTTATTTGTCTTGTTCCACCGTCATATTATGTTCACTAATGTTTAAAAAATGTAACAATATTGGAATTGATATTGAATATTAGATATCAAGATTACCAAAACTGCAACATTAAGAGCAACAACAACTGAAACAACATTAAAGATTTAACGTAAACCAACTTTTGACGAAAAAAACCATTGAAAGAAACAGAAAATCTGCTTTTACTCATGAAAATCCACAATACAATAAAACttaattgtaaataaaaaaaacacaagtTTTTTGTAACCAAAGAAAACAACGTACAACGTTGAGTTTATTTAACTTAGTTCATGACACAAAGATCTTTTTTAAATTACGTTAAAATTTTTCATATAAGCATTATGCAACATCATCGATATTCTCTGAAGCATTTTCTTTGGGGTCTTCTATATCATCCTCCCTTGTCAACTGTAAATCTTCAATGTCACCTTCCGCTGATATGTTCAACTCTGGCTGTGGAGAAAAACCAACTTCaacttcttcattctcttgtCATACAAATCTCGTGGTTTTACATGAACCACAACACTCCATTCCTTAGCAACTTCATCATTCACATAGTATACAAGCTGAGCTTCTGATGCCAATATGTACGGTTCATTGTCTTCTCGATTACCAGTGTGTATCGGACGAGAGAAATTAACGCTGGTAAGCCCCAAATGATCTTGTTTGATGCCTTTACTGGTAGTGGTATCAGCTCAAACACATTTGAATAATACCACTGTGAAATGACAtctataattcaattcaattatgtccacaattttttttgtaatacgAAACACTACCAACAGCCACTCTattatcatgcattcttgcatAACTTCTTGTATTAGATGATACATATACTCCACTATTTTGGGTTTTCAGCCCATCTTCCTTTGTGATAGTTCTAAATTTGTACTCGTTAACGTTGTATGCCAACGTCTTGCCTGAATCATGGAACTGCATGCAAGCAACTTCATTTCTTTTGAATGAAGCGTACTTTCCATTGGAACCTGGAACCACATAACAATCATGCTTTATATTAAAATCGAATTTCATAAAGTATGAATTCTAGCCTAAAAACAAATTCGTCATGTTAATATTCTATCAACCTCATGCTTGAACCACCAAGAAAATTCCACATACACAACATTGTCTATCTTAGATTGCGACCTTGTTTGAGCCCACAATCTTCgtttcattttttctctaaatatactttatgagagaaaaaaaaattagtccaACTAGTCACTGAGTGAAAAGAGTTATATTCGGGTTTTAAAAATACATGTGTATACTTACTCAACAAACAACCACGGCCTCGCAGTTGACTAGAACATGACGATGTGCTTGATGTTTTTTCATGGGAGTGAGTTCGAAATGCGAAACAGTCCCTAATGCCTTTTCAATAGCTAGGAACAAAGTTTCCCCTAAATTATGTGTAACATCAACGGGTTGATCATCAACTCGCCCTGGTCGGTTGATTCTAGTCTCAATATTATCCAAATATCTAgaacaaaaagtcaaaatttTCTTAGATAAATAGCCTTCCGCAATTGACCCTTCTGGTTGTGCCCTATTACAAACATATTGCTTCAAACGACCTAGATACCTTTTATAAAAATACAACATAACGCTCAGTATTCAGATAATCAGTTGATTGTATTAAAGAGATTTATTAGTAAGCTAACCTTTTTATTGTATACATTCACCGATAATGTACTGGTCCACCAAGATTTACTTTATCAACGAGATGCACCGTGAGGTGAACCATGACGGTAGGGGTAGCAGTGGGATGGGTAGGGGCGCGC
This genomic window contains:
- the LOC112775043 gene encoding uncharacterized protein → MWTISDFSGLENLSGWNTHSGLACSTCNLDAKHHQLKDGKKWCFMGHHGFLNQGHQYRLDQNSFDGQFKGRDPPKKLSRTDILRQQSNVHVSFGNISTITAKKTRNGQDADEDDSHWKKKSVFFDLPYWEDQMLRYNLDVMHIEKNVCDNVSERRASPSSSVQEQSFAAVFRLTEELRSSPPSESRALSSFTGGQFLSKRTAGRAPTHPTATPTVMVHLTVHLVDKVNLGGPVHYRYLGRLKQYVCNRAQPEGSIAEGYLSKKILTFCSRYLDNIETRINRPGRVDDQPVDVTHNLGETLFLAIEKALGTVSHFELTPMKKHQAHRHVLVNCEAVVVCSNGKYASFKRNEVACMQFHDSGKTLAYNVNEYKFRTITKEDGLKTQNSGVYVSSNTRSYARMHDNRVAVGSVSKGIKQDHLGLTSVNFSRPIHTGNREDNEPYILASEAQLVYYVNDEVAKEWSVVVHPELNISAEGDIEDLQLTREDDIEDPKENASENIDDVA